AGCTCGTTCAACTCGGCCCAGGTCACCACCGGGCCATCCCGGCAGACCGAGAATGGCCCGACGTAGCACCGACCGCAGTGGCCGATGCCGCATTTCATCTTGTTTTCGAGAGTTGTCACGACCTGATCGGGCGAGTA
This DNA window, taken from Acidobacteriota bacterium, encodes the following:
- a CDS encoding heterodisulfide reductase subunit F, giving the protein YSPDQVVTTLENKMKCGIGHCGRCYVGPFSVCRDGPVVTWAELNELPKDY